The Lutzomyia longipalpis isolate SR_M1_2022 chromosome 2, ASM2433408v1 DNA window GCCCAAGGACACTGTTAATGTTGATAATGTGTCCTGGGAAGGAACGTTCTCGCATCGACTGATAGGCCTCTCGTGCACAGAGGAAGACTCCCATGAGATTTGTATTCAATGTCTTCCGTATTTTATCAGAATTTCCAGCATCAACAAGCTTTACTCTTGAATTCCCAGTCCCAGCATTATTGATTAGCACATCAATCCCACCAAGAGACTTCTTAATCCACGAGAAAGTCTCAATAATTTCCTCTTCATTCATTACATCACATTTAACGGGGTGGAAGTGTTGCTGAACCTCTTGGGGGAGTTCTTTTCCTAAACTTTTCACTCTTTCCACCCTTCTGGCTAGGCCCACAACCTTCATCCCTGAATTAGCAAGATCCTTAGCAATCTGAGCTCCAATTCCGGAGCTAGCGCCCGTTACAACAGCTACACGATTTAGCCAACGattcatttttaagaaatttacttctaaaagattttgttaagtttaaaatttaagaattagaattttctatttgggCAATTTTCCTTTAGAGAACCTCCACGTCTTGTACAGAATTAGAGACTAACCATTCTCATCTCCTGCACTACAGCATAAATAGCTTTATTTTACAGaaactaaaaaatcaaaaagtgtCTAATTATCTAATTATCTGTGTTAAGTATGTGTACATTCCAGTAATTaacttattttaattattttgaacatttttttatcaataaaatcttatttcaACATGTACTTAATATCAAATGATTGTCGTCtacatgataaaaaaattcaatgaaccTAGAAGTTTATTTGGATACAATGTTTTTTCTCAgaaccattttttttggataaagcGGAATGTTTAAATCGTGAACCCTCAATGTtggagcccgatctgaggaggtaatttgtttctttaataaaatgattctgTAGGTGAGATGAGGAGTTCCTTGACATTCACATTGGGTGGAGTGCCGAGGGTGTAGAGAACAGCAGCTGAAATGTCTGCTGGCATAAGATGTGGCTTACCCTCGATGTTTTCATCACTATAAGACGGTGTTATTTCCGTCTTTACCCTACCAGGGCTGATGCTGGTGATCTTTACACCAGATTTATCCTTTATAAATTCATGCCGGAAGGTTTCAGTGAGGGCTGTGACACCGTACTTGGTTGCTGGGTAGATATTTAAGTTAATGTTTCCAAATTCTTTGGGAACAACCGGAACACTATGCCCTAGGACACTGTTGATGTTGATGATGTGTCCTGGGAAGGAACGTTCTCTCATCGACTGATAGGCCTCACGTGCACAGAAGAAGACTCCCATTAGGTTTGTGTTAACCATGCTACGCATTAGGTCAGAATTTCCAGAATCCACGAGCTTGTTAGTCGTATTTACAATCCCAGCATTATTGATGAGCACATCAATCCCTCCTAGAGTTTTCTTGATCCATGAAAAGGTCTCAATAATTTCCTCCTCATTCATTACATCACACTTAACAGGGTAGAAATGTTTTTGCACTTCTTGAGGGAGctctttctttaaattctccaCTCTTTCCACCCTCCTGGCCAAGGCTACAACCACCATTCCCGCATTAGCGAGATCCTTGGCAATTTGAGCTCCAATCCCAGCACTTGCGCCCGTCACAACAGCCACACGATTCACCCAACGGTCCATTTTCaactaaatcaattttcttttcacgataaatattcttaaattaagaacttttaagaattttctttttgggaaattttttctttacttaaaTCTCGAGGGTACCTCCTCGTCTTGCACAAAATTAGAGACTAAACTTTCTCATCTTCTGCACTACGGCATAAATAGCTTTATTTCTGAGAATGTAAAAAAGCTCAAGACTTTATTAAGTCTAGTCCAGTAATTaacttattttaattattttaaacattttttctcaataaaatttcatttcaacatGTTCTTCCTTTATAATGATTGTCTTACgtgattaaataattcattgaacCTGAAAGTGAGTTGGTTTGACTTTCTTGTCTCGTCGCtgtgtaaaataaaacagCTCTATCAAGCTTTTACATAATACCacataaattctcattgaagTTTATCTTGAGAAAGCtcattatttaataaaatgcgaCGAGATAAAGCATAAGTTGCGATAGCACAGCAGCAGCTGTGCTTGCATAGGCTACATATGAAGTGCTCAGTACAAAATGGATCGTTGGATTGGTAAAGTGGCCGTTGTGACGGGAGCTAGTGCTGGAATTGGGGCGGAAATTGTCAAGGATCTCGCAAAGGCGGGAATATGTGTTGTTGGGCTAGCAAGGAGGGCGGAAAGGGTGGAAGCACTAAAGGATGGGCTTCCTGAGGAATTTCGCAAAAATCTCCATGCAATGCGGTGCGATGTGGCGAATGAGGAAGAAATTGTTGCAACTTTCGCCAAGATTGTGGAGAAATTCGGTGGTGTGGATATCCTCGTGAATAATGCTGGTATTGGGAAGTTCGATGTGAAGCTCACTGAGCGTGGAAGTGCCTCATCGGTCAATGAAATTGTTAAAACAAATCTCATGGGGGTGATCAATTGCACGCGAGAAGCTGTTGCATCAATGCGAGATCGTGATGTTGCTGGACAAGTTATTCACATCAACAGCCTCTTGGGGCATAAAGTAACGATGCCCCCGTCTGGAGTCGACTCCAACTTAAACGTCTACCCAGCTACCAAATTCGCCATAAGTGCTCTCACGGAGTCCTATCAATTTGAGATGGTTGCAGAGAATCGGAAGATTAAGTTCAGCAGTGTCAGCCCCGGTGTTGTGGCCACAGAATTTTTCGATGAAACCactttgaaaaatcttcagcATTTCCCCCATTTGCTCTCTTCGGATATTAGTCAGGCAGTCCTCTATATTCTCTCTACACCCTCGCACGTTAATATTCAGGATGTGCTGATTAAACCTCTGGGATGTAGATATTGAGAAggaggagaaaattatttgtgaaaaataaaattctaacaaataaaagaaaattctttgtgcaaaattcttttctttattttgtgaaattctgcaatttaaatataaaagctTTCGACGAATTTTCCActctaaaatttcttatctacaatattttgataggaaaatgaattttcattacatGAAAAGTCTTCATAAAGATCTTTTTGAgcaaatttgataaaaattcgtgaaaatcattttttattcacaaagaaactttataaattgaattttttaaaatctaactaacttttatcttaaaattaattcattaaaagattttagcGATTTAAGCTAAAGACGGAATAAATGGGTTAATTGTAGATATAATTTAGGCAAGTAATGTTGTGAAATATTCGGTACAGTCTGCCTAAATTAATCTACAACAGTCCAAATGATAAGATGGGTCAAGTTTGTACTCAGGGTTGTACTTATTACATCATTATCAAAACTTTCTGTCTTTATCAGACTACGAATGATATATTTTGccacccggcgtctccactgctaTCTTTAGCACCTGTTACGATAGTCAagtaatcaaaatattttcttcgtatcaaataaaacattttaggTCTTAACTTTAAAGTAAAGAAAACTACGAGAGtttaatgaaactttcaaagctctttttttctcgttttgtcATTCAGACTTTGGAATAATTATTCAAAGTACTTTTATTgcgcaagaaaataaaaaaaagatgagacaaataaaaatgttataaagctattaaagtttcttttgcatgataaaaaaatataatcataAAGATCACGATCACGAGTTGTCTTAGCTGTATAAATAGAGCTCGCagacttaatttaattgaagttaATCATTCTTAAAAATGGATCGTTGGTCGAATAAAGTGGCCGTTGTGACGGGAGCTAGTTCTGGAATTGGAGCGGAAATTGTGAAGGATCTCGTGCGAGGAGGAATGATTGTTGTTGGACTAGCAAGGAGatcggaaaaaattgaagaattaaagaaagatcTTCCCAATGATCGTCGCAAAAATCTCCATTCAATGCAGTGTGATGTGACGAAGGAGGAGGAAATTGTGGCAACATTTGCAaagataaatgaaaaatttggtGGAGTTGATGTTCTCATTAATAATGCTGGAATGGCATTTATGGATCTAAAGCTGACTGATCCGGGAAATTCTGTGGCATTCAATGATACAATGCAGACAAATGTCTTCGGATTGATCAATTGCACGCGTGAGGCTATTGGAATAATGAAGAAGCGCAAAATTCACGGCCACGTCATCAACATCAACAGCATCCTTGGGCATAATGTTGTCTTTCCCCCACCTGGATGGGAAGCAATGAACTTCAATGTGTACGCAGCTTCGAAGTTCGGTGTGACTGCCCTCACGGAAATCCTTCGTCAGGAGATGTCAAAGGATGAACTTCCCATCAAAATTAGCTCAATCAGCCCAGACGTGGTGCAGACAAATCTCACTGAAATGTTCAGCAAGCAAAACTTGGCCAAAACACCTCATCTCCTCTCCTCTGATATCTCTCAGGCTGTTGTCTACGTACTCTCAACTCCCCCGCATGTGAATGTTCAAGATGTTCTACTGAGGCCCCTTGGGTGCCGCTATTAAATCACACAAAGTGAATAAATGGGtgggaaaatatattattttaatgtgcGGAATTTCACGCAATATCTCGATATGAACGCATAATTTAGCATGGAATGtgttgaataaatattattattaaaatgaaagatattgtggaatttttatttacttatttcCCCTTTTTGTgacaagataaaaaaattgcaaaagtttttttgaacttgatcttgaattttatttttatcttgaaaCTTTTTACGTAAATAGATCGTATATGGGCCAACgttttaatttatgttaaagGTGATAAATAAACgagataaaaacaaattaattattcca harbors:
- the LOC129788366 gene encoding farnesol dehydrogenase-like; the protein is MNRWLNRVAVVTGASSGIGAQIAKDLANSGMKVVGLARRVERVKSLGKELPQEVQQHFHPVKCDVMNEEEIIETFSWIKKSLGGIDVLINNAGTGNSRVKLVDAGNSDKIRKTLNTNLMGVFLCAREAYQSMRERSFPGHIININSVLGHGVPVLPKEYGDINLNIYPATKYGVTALTESFRQEFIKEKSDVKITSISPGTVQTEIIPDYSDEILKKIPHLMPADISAAVLYILGTPPNVNVKELIISPTKSFF
- the LOC129788367 gene encoding farnesol dehydrogenase-like → MDRWVNRVAVVTGASAGIGAQIAKDLANAGMVVVALARRVERVENLKKELPQEVQKHFYPVKCDVMNEEEIIETFSWIKKTLGGIDVLINNAGIVNTTNKLVDSGNSDLMRSMVNTNLMGVFFCAREAYQSMRERSFPGHIININSVLGHSVPVVPKEFGNINLNIYPATKYGVTALTETFRHEFIKDKSGVKITSISPGRVKTEITPSYSDENIEGKPHLMPADISAAVLYTLGTPPNVNVKELLISPTESFY
- the LOC129788779 gene encoding farnesol dehydrogenase-like; protein product: MDRWIGKVAVVTGASAGIGAEIVKDLAKAGICVVGLARRAERVEALKDGLPEEFRKNLHAMRCDVANEEEIVATFAKIVEKFGGVDILVNNAGIGKFDVKLTERGSASSVNEIVKTNLMGVINCTREAVASMRDRDVAGQVIHINSLLGHKVTMPPSGVDSNLNVYPATKFAISALTESYQFEMVAENRKIKFSSVSPGVVATEFFDETTLKNLQHFPHLLSSDISQAVLYILSTPSHVNIQDVLIKPLGCRY
- the LOC129788778 gene encoding farnesol dehydrogenase-like, whose amino-acid sequence is MDRWSNKVAVVTGASSGIGAEIVKDLVRGGMIVVGLARRSEKIEELKKDLPNDRRKNLHSMQCDVTKEEEIVATFAKINEKFGGVDVLINNAGMAFMDLKLTDPGNSVAFNDTMQTNVFGLINCTREAIGIMKKRKIHGHVININSILGHNVVFPPPGWEAMNFNVYAASKFGVTALTEILRQEMSKDELPIKISSISPDVVQTNLTEMFSKQNLAKTPHLLSSDISQAVVYVLSTPPHVNVQDVLLRPLGCRY